The Sulfurimonas sp. genome contains a region encoding:
- a CDS encoding methylenetetrahydrofolate reductase has product MFDELINKLKNDTYITLETTPSHSPIFSPIIETIAELGLDKLVDGFTTTDNPLAKLKYNSLFAAKMLQDRFNKPAIATMSMRDRNKIALQSDLLGANEANIRAILALTGDPATISDQPHTKGVFESDSSLLLDIISCFNSGINYAGKPLAHKPKELYPFAVVNSYAKNPKTLQKKMQKKIKHGALGIITQPVYDIENAKLLLELKDAANAECDNENKKAELILGIFPITKLRTAQFLSAHVPGINVPDDWIEALREANEKGSEEEYRVGFELSRNLFLDLKKLHPKIHLMTANQFQLAKDILS; this is encoded by the coding sequence TTGTTTGATGAACTCATAAATAAACTAAAAAACGATACATACATAACGCTTGAAACTACGCCTAGTCACTCTCCTATCTTTTCTCCTATCATTGAGACGATAGCCGAGTTAGGGCTTGATAAACTCGTAGACGGCTTTACGACAACAGACAATCCGCTTGCAAAGCTAAAGTACAACTCGCTGTTTGCCGCGAAAATGCTTCAGGACAGATTTAACAAACCTGCTATTGCAACTATGAGTATGCGCGATAGAAACAAGATTGCACTTCAATCCGATCTTCTTGGAGCAAATGAGGCAAATATCAGAGCCATTTTAGCACTAACGGGAGATCCTGCGACAATATCCGACCAACCGCATACCAAAGGGGTTTTTGAATCGGACAGTTCCCTTTTGTTAGATATTATCTCTTGTTTTAACAGCGGAATAAATTATGCAGGCAAGCCCTTGGCTCATAAGCCAAAAGAGTTATACCCTTTTGCAGTCGTAAACTCTTATGCCAAAAATCCGAAAACTCTTCAAAAAAAGATGCAAAAAAAGATAAAGCACGGGGCACTGGGGATTATAACACAGCCAGTCTATGACATAGAAAACGCAAAACTTCTGCTTGAACTAAAAGATGCCGCAAATGCAGAGTGCGATAACGAGAACAAAAAGGCAGAGCTTATTTTAGGAATTTTTCCTATCACAAAGCTTAGAACCGCGCAGTTTTTATCTGCCCATGTTCCGGGTATAAATGTGCCGGATGATTGGATAGAAGCACTAAGAGAGGCAAACGAAAAAGGGAGCGAAGAAGAGTATAGAGTCGGATTTGAGCTTAGCAGAAATCTCTTTTTAGATTTAAAAAAGCTTCATCCGAAAATTCATCTTATGACGGCAAATCAGTTCCAACTTGCCAAAGATATACTCTCTTAA
- a CDS encoding ribbon-helix-helix domain-containing protein, which yields MTKKVTITLEENLIEELGLVAFETGKKKAQVIREALQEYFDTLSVTKTVQDYKMGTLKTISHKDVRAELGL from the coding sequence ATGACTAAAAAAGTAACCATAACGCTTGAAGAAAATCTTATCGAAGAGCTGGGCTTGGTTGCCTTTGAAACAGGCAAGAAGAAAGCACAAGTTATCAGAGAAGCATTGCAGGAATACTTTGACACACTCTCTGTTACAAAAACTGTTCAAGATTATAAGATGGGAACACTCAAAACTATTTCTCACAAAGATGTAAGAGCAGAACTTGGATTATAA
- a CDS encoding single-stranded DNA-binding protein yields MYNKVILVGNLTRDIELRYSQGGMAIANTSLATSRKFTVNGEKKEEVCFIDITFFARSAEIANQYLRKGSKILVEGRLNFDQWVDQNGQKRSKHSVVVETMQMLDSKGDNQSSNDYQPQQAGNQQGYQQPNYQQQQPQSYQQPSAQQAYSQSRQMPSSNSIPEIDIDEDEIPF; encoded by the coding sequence ATGTATAACAAAGTTATTTTGGTTGGAAACTTAACTAGAGATATTGAACTTAGATACTCTCAAGGCGGAATGGCTATAGCAAATACAAGTTTAGCTACAAGCCGCAAGTTCACCGTAAACGGTGAAAAAAAAGAGGAAGTTTGTTTTATAGATATTACATTCTTTGCCAGAAGTGCGGAGATTGCCAATCAATACCTTAGAAAAGGGAGTAAAATCCTAGTAGAAGGTAGACTTAACTTTGATCAATGGGTAGATCAAAACGGACAGAAACGCTCAAAGCACTCCGTTGTTGTTGAAACTATGCAGATGTTGGACTCTAAAGGCGATAACCAAAGCAGTAACGATTACCAACCTCAACAGGCGGGAAATCAACAAGGTTATCAACAGCCTAACTACCAACAACAGCAGCCGCAAAGCTATCAACAGCCGAGCGCTCAGCAAGCTTACTCACAAAGCAGACAGATGCCGAGTAGCAACTCTATTCCGGAAATAGACATTGATGAAGATGAAATTCCATTTTAG
- the rpsR gene encoding 30S ribosomal protein S18 gives MAERRKYKKRFCKYCEAKVDFMDYKDVGALRFSLSERYKIMPRRLTGNCKRHQDMISTVIKRARAAALVPYTVTRKTVVTAPFENLK, from the coding sequence ATGGCAGAAAGAAGAAAATACAAAAAAAGATTTTGTAAGTATTGTGAAGCAAAAGTTGATTTTATGGACTATAAAGATGTAGGAGCACTTCGTTTCTCTCTTTCAGAAAGATATAAAATTATGCCTCGTCGTTTAACAGGCAACTGTAAACGCCACCAAGATATGATATCAACAGTTATCAAAAGAGCTCGTGCAGCAGCATTAGTTCCATACACTGTAACTAGAAAAACAGTTGTAACTGCTCCGTTTGAGAATTTAAAATAG
- the serB gene encoding phosphoserine phosphatase SerB: MLKLAVFDFDSTLMDGETIDFFAEELGLGEQVSKITEAAMSGELDFFESLQQRVGLLKGLEYSVVEKISHNLPYMKGARETIAELKGRGMKVVCFSGGFRSATGYAKNILGYDADFSNVLHHKNQILTGLVGGDMMFNYSKGDMLIRLQGLLKVTPEETLVCGDGANDLSMFAHAGTRVAFCAREILRKEANIVVETKDLTQILEKI, encoded by the coding sequence ATGTTGAAATTGGCTGTTTTTGATTTCGATTCTACGCTTATGGATGGCGAGACGATAGATTTTTTTGCAGAAGAACTAGGGCTTGGCGAACAGGTAAGTAAAATAACCGAGGCTGCAATGAGCGGGGAGCTTGATTTTTTTGAATCGCTTCAGCAAAGAGTAGGGCTTTTAAAGGGATTGGAGTATAGCGTAGTCGAGAAGATTAGCCACAATTTACCGTATATGAAAGGCGCGCGTGAAACAATCGCCGAGTTAAAGGGCAGGGGTATGAAAGTAGTCTGTTTTAGCGGCGGATTTAGAAGTGCAACCGGATATGCAAAAAACATCTTAGGATATGATGCGGATTTTTCAAATGTACTGCATCATAAAAACCAGATACTTACGGGTCTTGTCGGCGGAGATATGATGTTTAACTACTCAAAAGGCGATATGCTGATTCGCTTACAGGGTTTATTAAAGGTTACTCCTGAAGAGACGCTGGTATGCGGAGACGGAGCAAATGATCTCTCAATGTTTGCCCATGCAGGAACAAGAGTCGCTTTTTGTGCAAGAGAAATACTGCGAAAAGAGGCAAATATAGTGGTTGAGACAAAAGATTTAACGCAAATTTTGGAGAAAATATAA
- a CDS encoding type II toxin-antitoxin system RelE/ParE family toxin: MDYNIEYDPKALKQLKKLDKSVAALLLEGIEEFASNPVLTKIKKLKTPFDGAYRLRIGDYRVIFYQENDLMLISKIAHRKDIYI, translated from the coding sequence TTGGATTATAATATTGAGTATGACCCAAAAGCTCTAAAGCAGCTCAAAAAACTAGATAAATCAGTGGCTGCACTTTTGCTTGAGGGCATTGAAGAGTTTGCATCCAATCCGGTTCTAACGAAAATCAAGAAGCTAAAAACTCCCTTTGACGGTGCGTATAGGTTGAGAATAGGCGACTATAGAGTTATATTTTATCAGGAAAACGACTTGATGCTCATCTCTAAAATTGCTCATAGAAAAGATATTTATATTTAA
- the rpsF gene encoding 30S ribosomal protein S6 gives MRNYENLVIVKPTLTAEEIQANINAIEEVITSNGGEIAARDAMGMRKLAYPLNKNERGYFHVIYYSVAPSAINEIERRFRINENLLRFVTIKYDTNREVTAWNQLVQKANKKATQPAGEAKVEEVLIPAALEEEAE, from the coding sequence ATGAGAAATTACGAAAACTTAGTAATCGTAAAACCGACATTAACGGCTGAAGAGATTCAAGCCAATATCAACGCAATTGAAGAAGTTATCACTTCTAACGGCGGCGAAATTGCTGCAAGAGATGCAATGGGTATGAGAAAATTAGCATACCCTCTTAACAAAAATGAGCGTGGTTATTTCCATGTTATCTACTATTCGGTTGCTCCGTCGGCAATTAATGAAATTGAGAGACGCTTCCGTATCAACGAAAATCTTCTTCGTTTTGTTACTATCAAATACGATACAAATCGTGAAGTAACGGCTTGGAATCAGTTAGTGCAAAAAGCAAATAAAAAAGCAACTCAACCTGCCGGTGAAGCTAAAGTAGAAGAAGTTCTAATACCTGCGGCGCTTGAAGAAGAAGCTGAATAA